The following are from one region of the uncultured Methanobrevibacter sp. genome:
- a CDS encoding 30S ribosomal protein S27ae, with translation MVKKSDLYKVDGDKLERKNPVCPRCSDGVFMADHGNRYACGKCGYTEMKKD, from the coding sequence ATGGTAAAAAAATCTGATCTTTACAAAGTAGATGGCGATAAACTCGAAAGAAAAAACCCAGTTTGTCCTCGTTGTTCTGATGGCGTATTTATGGCTGATCATGGTAATAGATATGCATGTGGTAAATGTGGATATACTGAAATGAAAAAAGATTAA
- a CDS encoding LSm family protein yields the protein MSGQNVQRPLDALGKSVNSPVLIKLKGDREFRGILKSFDLHMNLVLNDAEELQDGEVTRRLGVVLIRGDNIVYISP from the coding sequence ATGAGCGGACAAAATGTTCAAAGACCACTTGATGCGTTAGGTAAATCTGTGAACTCTCCAGTTTTAATAAAACTTAAAGGAGATCGTGAATTTAGAGGAATACTCAAAAGTTTTGACTTACATATGAACTTAGTTCTTAATGATGCAGAAGAACTCCAAGATGGAGAAGTTACTAGAAGACTTGGTGTTGTGCTCATTAGAGGAGACAATATTGTCTATATCTCACCATAA
- a CDS encoding RNA-binding protein has product MTIKVKKRNFLKKKKIKEIKNELGEYSELLQNKKNVEILEAEPNSFILVDGEPYIIIIDDKPFPTLKAALANEIHGKKVTVDMGAIRFVSNGADIMSPGIVAADEDIAPEDIVLIVDETHGKPLAIGVSLITGEEMVENDSGKAIETKHYVGDDIWNFEL; this is encoded by the coding sequence ATGACTATAAAAGTTAAAAAAAGAAATTTCTTGAAAAAAAAGAAAATTAAAGAAATAAAAAACGAATTAGGAGAATATAGTGAATTACTCCAAAATAAAAAAAATGTAGAAATACTTGAAGCAGAACCAAATTCATTTATTTTAGTTGATGGTGAACCTTACATCATCATAATAGATGACAAACCATTTCCAACTCTAAAAGCAGCACTAGCTAATGAAATTCATGGAAAAAAAGTAACTGTAGATATGGGTGCTATCCGTTTTGTAAGCAATGGTGCGGACATTATGAGTCCTGGAATCGTAGCTGCTGATGAGGATATTGCGCCAGAAGATATTGTTTTAATTGTTGATGAAACACATGGAAAACCATTAGCTATTGGAGTAAGTTTAATTACAGGTGAAGAAATGGTTGAAAATGATTCTGGAAAAGCTATTGAAACAAAACATTATGTTGGAGACGACATCTGGAATTTTGAATTATAA
- a CDS encoding EFR1 family ferrodoxin (N-terminal region resembles flavodoxins. C-terminal ferrodoxin region binds two 4Fe-4S clusters.): MIIYYSATGNCKYVANRIASKTQDMAQSMIGYDGSIYLEKGESLGIVVPAHFWGLPTFVDGFLSKIDIKSADKNPYIFLIATFGTSPGYCCGYLANLIESKGFSVSAKFTILMVDTWTPVFNLSDNDKINKKTLNSDKQIEDVISKIECKKEGDFVKRKLPKFVCDIFRKLTKSYRKTSHLHVNEKCIGCGLCKNKCPVEAIELQMKKPIWIKNECVMCLRCLHLCPNFAIQYDNRTKNHGQYLNPHINSLD; encoded by the coding sequence ATGATAATCTATTATTCTGCAACTGGAAACTGCAAATATGTTGCAAATAGGATAGCCAGTAAAACACAAGACATGGCTCAATCTATGATTGGATATGATGGTTCTATTTATTTGGAAAAAGGTGAATCTTTAGGTATTGTAGTTCCCGCTCACTTCTGGGGTCTTCCTACATTTGTTGATGGGTTTTTATCAAAGATTGATATAAAATCTGCTGATAAAAATCCCTACATTTTTTTAATTGCTACTTTTGGAACAAGTCCTGGGTACTGTTGTGGATATCTTGCTAATTTAATAGAATCTAAAGGATTTAGTGTATCTGCTAAATTCACTATTTTAATGGTTGATACATGGACGCCAGTTTTTAATTTATCAGATAATGATAAAATTAATAAAAAGACTTTAAATTCTGATAAACAGATTGAAGATGTAATTTCTAAAATTGAATGTAAAAAAGAGGGCGATTTTGTTAAAAGGAAATTACCTAAATTTGTCTGTGATATTTTTAGAAAACTTACTAAATCTTATAGAAAAACCAGTCATTTGCATGTTAATGAAAAATGTATTGGATGTGGATTATGTAAAAATAAATGTCCAGTTGAAGCTATTGAATTACAGATGAAAAAACCAATCTGGATTAAAAATGAGTGTGTCATGTGTTTGAGGTGCCTTCATCTGTGTCCTAATTTTGCAATTCAATATGATAATAGGACTAAAAATCATGGACAATACTTAAATCCACATATAAATTCTCTGGATTAA
- a CDS encoding GTP-dependent dephospho-CoA kinase family protein has translation MLRLDAELNKDTILALKRPLGKLYSDFEDAIDEIKSSEFLISVGDATFNNLAKYELYPDIGIIDNLIQRKSHTHEVIKAENILKAENPAGTITDDLWETIGQAMDLSGDGNCHVIEVDGEEDLAVLPCILMASDNTTILYGQPNEGLVLLKVCDAKDHAQNLIDTFIKE, from the coding sequence GTGTTACGTTTAGATGCAGAATTAAATAAGGATACTATTTTGGCACTTAAAAGGCCACTAGGTAAATTGTATTCTGACTTTGAAGATGCTATTGACGAAATTAAATCTTCTGAGTTTTTAATTTCTGTTGGTGATGCAACTTTTAATAACCTTGCTAAATATGAATTATATCCTGATATAGGTATAATTGATAATTTAATTCAAAGAAAAAGTCATACTCATGAAGTTATCAAGGCAGAAAATATTTTAAAAGCTGAAAACCCTGCAGGAACCATTACTGATGATCTATGGGAAACCATAGGCCAAGCTATGGATTTATCTGGCGATGGAAATTGTCATGTAATTGAAGTAGACGGGGAAGAAGATCTTGCAGTTCTTCCTTGCATCTTAATGGCTAGTGATAATACTACTATCTTGTATGGTCAACCAAATGAAGGTTTGGTACTTTTAAAAGTTTGTGATGCTAAAGATCATGCTCAAAATCTTATTGATACTTTTATTAAAGAATAA
- the spt4 gene encoding transcription elongation factor subunit Spt4 yields MNACTVCKYITDKERCPICGNPTSDNWSGLLIITKPEESELAKELDIELAGEYCLRVR; encoded by the coding sequence ATGAATGCTTGTACAGTTTGTAAATATATTACTGATAAAGAACGTTGTCCAATTTGTGGTAATCCAACTTCAGATAATTGGAGTGGTCTTTTAATAATTACAAAACCTGAAGAATCTGAGTTAGCTAAAGAATTAGATATTGAATTAGCTGGCGAATATTGTTTAAGAGTAAGGTAG
- the rnc gene encoding ribonuclease III: protein MNLLEKFNIVPNDKHLYDVAFTHGSYGTKHKLDYTYERLEFLGDSVLNMIVSEYLFKQYPDYEEGKLTKLRANYVCQTALIYYSHELGLDKHIKISGDDSKITENEVLSITADIFESFLGAIFLDQGIEFAKDYISKIIFPYIDAKKVFFFDYKSVIKEYGDAQEVDIEYKIIDECGVPHNKTFIISILIDGKEMGVGKGKNKKEAEQAASKQAMKKLKIQKY from the coding sequence ATGAATTTACTAGAAAAATTTAACATAGTCCCAAACGATAAGCATCTTTATGATGTTGCATTTACTCATGGATCTTATGGAACAAAACACAAGTTGGATTATACTTATGAAAGATTAGAGTTTTTAGGAGATTCTGTTTTGAATATGATAGTTTCAGAATATCTATTTAAACAGTATCCAGATTATGAAGAAGGTAAATTAACCAAATTACGAGCAAATTATGTCTGTCAAACAGCATTAATTTATTATTCTCATGAATTGGGATTAGATAAACATATTAAAATATCTGGTGATGATAGTAAAATCACTGAAAATGAAGTTTTATCAATTACTGCAGATATTTTTGAATCATTTCTAGGAGCAATATTTTTAGATCAAGGTATAGAATTTGCAAAAGACTACATCTCTAAAATTATATTTCCATATATTGATGCTAAAAAAGTATTTTTCTTTGATTATAAATCAGTAATAAAAGAATATGGGGATGCACAGGAAGTAGATATTGAATATAAAATAATTGATGAATGTGGAGTTCCACATAATAAAACTTTCATAATATCTATTTTAATTGATGGAAAAGAAATGGGTGTAGGTAAAGGTAAAAATAAAAAAGAAGCTGAACAAGCTGCTTCAAAACAAGCTATGAAAAAACTAAAAATACAAAAATATTAA
- a CDS encoding YigZ family protein: MKTIEKAVQSEITIKKSQFICSLFPSKTKKESKEIIQKINQEYHDATHNCTAYITNDGEGYDDNGEPSGTAGKPMINALRKNDLHNITAVVTRYFGGIKLGAGGLVRAYSKSVLEAIELSDIIEVEYYDVYNIIFDYCDLKNIESEIRHNKLTIIKKEFTTKISYDLVSKDNRNIINIFEKYQNKAKINFKNKQILKKIK; this comes from the coding sequence ATGAAAACTATTGAAAAAGCTGTTCAAAGTGAAATAACTATTAAAAAATCCCAATTTATTTGCTCTTTATTTCCAAGTAAAACTAAAAAGGAAAGTAAAGAAATTATACAAAAAATAAATCAGGAATATCATGATGCTACTCATAATTGTACAGCATACATTACAAATGATGGAGAAGGTTATGATGACAATGGTGAACCTAGTGGAACAGCAGGTAAACCTATGATAAATGCTTTGAGAAAAAATGATTTGCATAATATAACTGCAGTAGTTACCAGATATTTTGGAGGAATCAAACTTGGAGCTGGTGGTTTAGTTCGGGCTTATAGTAAATCAGTTCTTGAAGCTATTGAACTAAGTGATATAATTGAAGTTGAATATTATGATGTTTATAATATCATATTTGATTATTGTGATTTAAAGAATATTGAAAGTGAAATTAGACATAACAAATTAACTATCATTAAGAAAGAGTTTACAACTAAAATTAGCTATGATTTAGTTTCAAAAGATAATAGAAATATAATAAATATTTTTGAAAAATATCAAAATAAAGCTAAAATTAATTTTAAAAATAAACAAATTTTAAAAAAAATAAAATGA
- a CDS encoding rubredoxin: MSKWKCVVCGYIYDSEKGIPENGIEPGTEFEDLPDDFKCPMCGAGKAMFKQI, from the coding sequence ATGTCTAAATGGAAATGTGTAGTTTGCGGGTACATTTATGACAGTGAAAAAGGTATACCAGAAAACGGCATTGAACCAGGTACTGAATTTGAAGATTTACCTGATGACTTTAAATGCCCAATGTGTGGAGCTGGTAAAGCTATGTTTAAACAAATATGA
- a CDS encoding 50S ribosomal protein L37e: protein MSKGTPSMGKKNKKTHIRCRRCGRNTYHIHKKVCASCGFGKSKRIRRYSWQNKKPTTRKRLV, encoded by the coding sequence GTGTCAAAAGGTACTCCATCAATGGGTAAAAAGAATAAAAAGACCCATATAAGATGCAGGAGATGTGGAAGAAACACTTACCACATACATAAAAAAGTTTGTGCTTCCTGTGGATTCGGTAAATCTAAAAGGATTAGAAGATACAGTTGGCAAAACAAAAAACCAACTACTAGAAAAAGATTAGTTTAA
- a CDS encoding acyltransferase: MVKFLGGLGDNLLKNVETPTFLPEDNIRFGVKYSPESKPPVIGRNHTIRSNSIIYNDVVIGDNFRTGHNVVIRENTNIGDDVLIGTNTVIEGDVIIGNDVSIQSNVYIPTNSVIEDNVFIGPCACFTNDKYPVRINYELQGPRIRRGASIGGNTTFLSNVEIGEGSIVAAGAIVIHSVPPFYLAIGTPARIKPLPDHLKVPNKL, from the coding sequence ATGGTTAAGTTTTTAGGAGGATTAGGTGATAATTTGTTGAAAAATGTAGAAACGCCTACCTTTCTACCTGAAGATAATATAAGATTTGGTGTAAAATATTCTCCAGAATCTAAACCTCCAGTTATTGGAAGAAATCATACGATTCGTTCTAATTCAATTATCTATAATGATGTTGTAATTGGAGATAATTTTAGAACAGGTCATAATGTTGTTATTCGTGAAAATACGAACATTGGTGATGATGTTTTAATTGGAACTAACACAGTAATTGAAGGGGATGTTATAATTGGAAACGATGTTAGTATCCAATCTAATGTTTATATTCCTACTAATTCAGTAATTGAAGATAATGTTTTTATTGGACCTTGTGCTTGTTTTACTAATGATAAGTATCCTGTTAGAATTAATTATGAATTACAAGGGCCAAGAATAAGAAGAGGTGCTTCAATTGGGGGTAACACTACATTTTTATCTAATGTGGAAATTGGTGAAGGATCTATTGTAGCTGCAGGTGCTATTGTTATTCATAGTGTCCCTCCTTTTTATTTAGCTATTGGGACACCTGCTAGAATCAAACCTCTTCCAGATCATTTAAAAGTTCCAAATAAATTATAG
- a CDS encoding ATPase, whose amino-acid sequence MKNLYTKEKLLEEINQVRKQIGHEELKIHIKDIYYNKQENEMWIITEDRPDKSAIIGKGGWVVGKLREKLKINSIHVESYGDFLVKEYKLKLSKRTIDEFNSNLTGIKNLKKILNAKLENIYNFDYNSYFKNNAFKESENTEAIVALSGGVDSSFSLILAKYLGFNPLSITIDPGTIILPNQYKKNIKKLTDELNVKHEYIKADYNELINESLNGRFHPCGRCSKNTEKLINEYAITNNIPIVIFGDMLSTGTQCITPQENGIYRLNLPASLSVGKQENKSLSKQFNLQSFSGFGCPLLYEVHRKYPYLKKYSIQRILRETRSSALEVGEALDLIWSFYNTKD is encoded by the coding sequence GTGAAAAATTTGTACACTAAAGAAAAATTATTAGAAGAAATAAATCAAGTAAGAAAACAAATAGGTCATGAAGAACTTAAAATCCACATAAAAGATATCTATTACAACAAACAAGAAAACGAAATGTGGATAATCACTGAAGACAGACCAGATAAATCAGCCATCATTGGAAAAGGAGGATGGGTTGTTGGAAAACTAAGAGAAAAATTAAAAATAAACAGCATTCATGTAGAAAGTTATGGAGACTTCCTAGTTAAAGAGTATAAATTAAAACTTTCTAAAAGAACAATAGACGAATTTAATTCTAACCTTACAGGAATCAAAAACTTGAAAAAAATATTAAATGCCAAATTAGAAAATATTTACAATTTTGATTACAACAGCTACTTTAAAAATAATGCATTTAAAGAATCAGAAAATACCGAAGCAATAGTTGCATTATCTGGAGGAGTAGATAGTAGTTTTTCATTAATTCTTGCAAAATATTTAGGATTTAACCCCCTATCTATTACAATTGACCCTGGAACTATTATACTACCAAACCAATATAAGAAAAATATAAAAAAATTAACTGATGAATTAAATGTAAAACACGAATACATCAAAGCAGATTATAATGAACTAATTAACGAATCATTAAATGGAAGATTTCATCCTTGTGGAAGATGTTCTAAAAATACTGAAAAATTAATAAATGAATATGCAATAACTAATAACATTCCAATAGTTATTTTTGGAGATATGTTATCTACAGGAACACAATGTATAACTCCACAGGAAAATGGAATATATCGTCTTAACCTCCCTGCAAGTTTATCTGTTGGAAAACAAGAAAATAAATCGTTGTCTAAACAGTTTAACCTACAATCATTTAGTGGATTTGGTTGTCCGTTACTATATGAAGTTCACAGAAAATATCCTTATCTAAAAAAATATTCAATTCAAAGAATATTAAGAGAAACTAGATCATCAGCACTGGAAGTAGGTGAAGCTCTTGACTTAATATGGAGTTTCTACAATACAAAAGACTAG
- the arfB gene encoding 2-amino-5-formylamino-6-ribosylaminopyrimidin-4(3H)-one 5'-monophosphate deformylase — translation MAELRYKAGKIKNPEVHKIGIIALGSHLENHGPALPIDTDAKIGAHIAFQASLESGAKFLGIIFPAYELDEIDHGIHVSLDELKQNVIKTLNSAKKYLDIKKVVIVNSHGGNIPLMTELYDIEDETELTIIFNNKIISSEGPHGGSGELSMGKVLEILDEKEIKNQTDLNKYEEVGLYGFKQARENDPNIEEGAKDVEENGVYVDEVYGKQLFDLAINSVVFDVEKLLDF, via the coding sequence ATGGCAGAATTAAGATACAAAGCAGGAAAAATCAAAAACCCTGAAGTTCATAAAATTGGAATAATAGCTTTAGGATCCCATTTAGAAAATCATGGTCCAGCATTACCCATTGATACTGATGCTAAAATTGGAGCACATATAGCTTTTCAGGCATCACTTGAAAGTGGAGCTAAATTTCTTGGAATAATATTTCCAGCTTATGAATTAGATGAAATAGATCATGGAATTCATGTTTCTTTAGATGAATTAAAACAAAATGTAATTAAAACCCTTAATTCTGCTAAAAAATATTTAGATATTAAAAAAGTAGTTATTGTTAATTCACATGGTGGAAACATACCTTTAATGACTGAATTATATGATATTGAAGATGAAACTGAGTTAACTATTATTTTTAATAATAAAATTATTTCTTCAGAAGGTCCTCATGGAGGAAGTGGTGAGCTTTCAATGGGAAAAGTTTTAGAAATACTTGATGAAAAGGAAATTAAAAATCAGACTGATTTAAACAAATATGAAGAAGTTGGTCTATATGGTTTTAAACAAGCACGTGAAAATGATCCAAACATTGAAGAAGGTGCAAAAGATGTTGAAGAAAATGGAGTCTATGTTGATGAAGTCTACGGAAAACAACTCTTTGATTTAGCTATTAACTCTGTTGTATTTGATGTTGAAAAGCTTTTAGATTTTTAA
- a CDS encoding DNA-directed RNA polymerase codes for MTKIEDTVRIPPYRFDDPLEEVAIQTLNETYNSRLDKKLGLLICVNEIEEIGEGRLIMGDGASYHNVVFNAIFFKPEQQEVIDGEVIEIAEFGAFVRIGPMDGLVHVSQVTDDYINYDSKRGALLAKESNKTLDEGDLVRTRIVAISLKDNSTKNTKIGLTMRQTNLGRFEWIEEAKNKSKKAKS; via the coding sequence ATGACTAAAATTGAGGATACTGTAAGAATACCTCCATATAGGTTTGATGATCCTCTTGAAGAAGTAGCTATTCAAACTTTAAATGAGACATATAATAGTCGTTTAGATAAAAAATTAGGCTTACTTATTTGTGTTAATGAAATTGAAGAAATTGGTGAAGGTAGACTCATCATGGGAGATGGAGCTTCTTACCATAATGTTGTGTTTAATGCAATATTCTTCAAACCTGAACAACAAGAAGTTATTGATGGTGAAGTAATAGAGATAGCTGAATTTGGTGCTTTTGTTAGAATTGGACCTATGGATGGTTTGGTTCATGTTTCTCAAGTTACTGATGATTATATTAACTATGATTCTAAAAGAGGAGCACTCCTTGCAAAAGAATCTAATAAAACTTTAGATGAAGGAGATTTAGTTAGGACTAGGATTGTAGCTATCAGTCTTAAAGATAATTCTACTAAAAATACTAAAATAGGTCTTACTATGAGGCAAACTAATTTAGGTAGATTTGAATGGATTGAAGAAGCTAAAAATAAAAGTAAGAAGGCTAAATCATGA
- a CDS encoding 30S ribosomal protein S24e: protein MEIDIFEDKENKVFNRREIKFYVEYEGEATPKITDIKSKLVALLNSKKDATVVDNVQPHYGEPKALGYAKVYDTVEDLEYIETKSVIAKNAEAAPEAEDDEE from the coding sequence ATGGAAATTGATATTTTTGAAGATAAGGAAAATAAAGTTTTTAACAGAAGAGAAATAAAATTCTATGTTGAATATGAAGGAGAAGCTACTCCAAAAATTACTGATATTAAAAGTAAATTAGTAGCTTTATTAAATTCTAAAAAAGATGCTACTGTTGTAGATAATGTACAACCTCATTATGGTGAACCTAAAGCATTAGGTTATGCTAAAGTTTATGACACTGTAGAAGATTTAGAATACATTGAAACTAAAAGTGTAATAGCTAAAAATGCTGAAGCAGCTCCTGAAGCTGAAGATGACGAAGAATAA
- the argH gene encoding argininosuccinate lyase — MNLRSGRLKTEMTDEAAEYTSSLEFDKIIFEADIKTNFAHTLMLKEENIIDGEIADNILGALDQLKEDGYNELVFDPSVEDIHMAIENYVTDKIGPTAGFMHTAKSRNDQVATDVRLVLRDKITETQIGILEFMEGLVEKAGNHLETVFIGYTHLQHAQPITIAHHLMAHVQALKRDYERLEDTYKRVNLNPLGSAAMTTTSFPINRQLTTDLLGFDAYLENSMDGVSSRDFISETVFDLSALCTTLSKICEELILWSTYEFGIIEMADEYSSTSSIMPQKKNPDVAELARAKSTIVNGELVTILTILKAIPYTYNRDLQEITPHLWNAVKVTQDTLSIVTKMLLSVKFNEDRCLELAGTNFATATDLADIMVREKQIPFRTAHKIVGRIVNEASASGLKEADITSEYIDNIALELGFEKLCLDDSLVQKALNPLENVKMRTVPGGPSPTMVEIARDNIKDFLNEEFEKKGI; from the coding sequence GTGAATTTAAGAAGCGGTAGACTTAAAACTGAAATGACTGATGAAGCTGCAGAATATACTTCATCACTTGAATTTGATAAAATTATTTTTGAAGCTGATATTAAGACTAATTTTGCACATACTTTAATGTTAAAAGAAGAGAATATCATTGATGGTGAAATAGCGGATAATATTTTAGGTGCTCTTGACCAGTTAAAGGAAGATGGTTATAATGAGCTTGTTTTTGACCCTTCTGTTGAAGATATTCACATGGCTATTGAAAATTATGTTACTGATAAAATAGGTCCAACTGCAGGTTTTATGCATACAGCTAAATCACGTAATGACCAAGTAGCTACTGATGTTAGGTTAGTTCTTCGTGATAAAATTACTGAAACTCAAATTGGTATTTTAGAATTTATGGAAGGTTTAGTTGAAAAAGCAGGAAATCACTTGGAGACTGTTTTTATTGGTTATACTCATCTTCAACATGCACAACCAATTACAATAGCTCATCATTTAATGGCTCATGTACAAGCACTTAAAAGAGATTATGAACGTTTAGAAGATACTTATAAACGTGTTAATTTAAATCCTTTGGGTTCTGCAGCTATGACTACAACTAGTTTTCCTATTAATAGACAGTTAACTACAGATTTACTTGGATTTGATGCATATCTTGAAAACTCAATGGATGGTGTTTCTTCAAGAGATTTTATATCTGAAACTGTTTTTGATTTGTCTGCATTATGTACAACATTATCTAAAATTTGTGAAGAACTTATTTTATGGAGTACTTATGAATTTGGTATTATAGAAATGGCTGATGAATATTCATCTACATCATCTATCATGCCTCAAAAGAAAAATCCTGATGTTGCTGAACTTGCAAGAGCTAAATCAACTATTGTAAATGGTGAACTTGTAACTATTTTAACTATTTTAAAAGCAATTCCTTACACCTATAATAGGGATTTACAAGAAATCACTCCGCACTTATGGAATGCAGTTAAAGTGACTCAAGATACTTTATCTATAGTTACAAAAATGTTACTTTCTGTTAAATTTAATGAAGACAGATGTTTAGAGTTAGCTGGAACTAATTTTGCTACAGCTACTGATTTAGCAGATATTATGGTTCGTGAAAAACAAATACCATTTAGGACAGCTCATAAAATTGTTGGAAGGATAGTTAATGAAGCTAGTGCAAGTGGATTAAAAGAAGCAGATATTACTTCTGAATATATTGATAATATTGCTTTAGAACTTGGTTTTGAAAAATTATGTCTTGATGATAGTTTAGTCCAAAAAGCTCTTAATCCATTAGAAAATGTTAAAATGAGAACTGTTCCAGGTGGTCCTTCTCCAACTATGGTTGAAATAGCTAGGGATAATATTAAGGACTTTTTAAATGAAGAGTTTGAGAAGAAAGGTATTTAA
- a CDS encoding rubredoxin — MAYVCKVCGYVYEGDDFEDLPDDWVCPLCGVGKDQFEEQ, encoded by the coding sequence ATGGCTTATGTATGTAAAGTGTGTGGTTATGTTTACGAAGGAGACGATTTTGAAGATTTGCCTGACGACTGGGTATGTCCCCTTTGTGGTGTAGGAAAAGACCAATTTGAAGAACAATAA
- a CDS encoding homoserine O-acetyltransferase has protein sequence MKKESVGVVQTKYYNIEEPIELECGKTLDNITVAYETYGELNKEKDNAILICHALSGDAHAAGWHEGDKKPGWWEIVIGPGKALDSEKYFIICSNVLGGCKGTTGPTSINPKTGKEYGLDFPVITIKDMVNVQKKLIDGFGIDKLAAVVGGSMGGMQTLQWLVSYPNMMKKAVAIATTARSSPQQIAFNEVGRQSIVGDPNWNNGNYYGTGKIPKEGLSVARMIAHITYLSDESMYLKFGRDLQDKDEITYDLSMDFQVESYLHHQGASFVKRFDANSYLYITKAVDLFDLAENDSLIDGLKNVKAKVEIISVDSDWLYPVEQGTEIVTALNANDVEVSFSELKSNYGHDAFLLEKGQLNYILSKFLSDNIVEDLMLTSVATITQQAKIEEAAKLMFDSNVTHIPVVTNDKKLIGIVTSWDLAKAIATNSSDLKEIMTKTVKFCHANDSIESTARRMRKLDISSLPVVDDDFKLKGIISTDQISHLVSEYR, from the coding sequence ATGAAAAAAGAATCAGTTGGAGTTGTTCAAACAAAATATTATAATATTGAAGAACCAATTGAATTAGAATGTGGAAAAACTCTTGATAACATTACAGTAGCTTATGAAACCTATGGGGAACTTAATAAAGAAAAAGACAATGCAATATTAATTTGTCATGCATTATCTGGAGATGCTCATGCTGCAGGATGGCATGAAGGAGATAAAAAACCAGGATGGTGGGAAATAGTAATAGGTCCTGGAAAAGCTTTAGATAGTGAAAAATACTTTATTATATGTTCTAATGTATTAGGTGGATGTAAAGGAACAACTGGTCCAACATCTATTAATCCAAAAACTGGGAAAGAATATGGTTTAGATTTTCCAGTTATCACAATAAAAGACATGGTTAATGTTCAAAAAAAATTAATTGATGGTTTTGGAATTGATAAACTTGCAGCAGTAGTTGGAGGTTCAATGGGAGGAATGCAAACATTACAATGGTTAGTATCTTATCCAAACATGATGAAAAAAGCTGTTGCAATAGCTACTACTGCAAGATCTTCACCACAACAAATTGCATTTAATGAAGTAGGTCGCCAGTCAATAGTAGGTGACCCAAATTGGAATAATGGAAATTATTATGGTACAGGTAAAATTCCAAAAGAAGGTTTATCTGTAGCTCGTATGATAGCACACATTACATATTTAAGTGATGAATCAATGTATCTTAAATTTGGTAGGGATTTACAGGATAAAGATGAGATTACATATGATTTATCTATGGATTTCCAAGTTGAAAGCTATTTGCACCATCAGGGAGCAAGTTTTGTTAAACGTTTTGATGCAAATAGTTATCTCTACATTACAAAGGCAGTAGATTTATTTGATCTTGCAGAAAATGATTCCTTGATTGATGGACTTAAAAATGTTAAAGCAAAAGTGGAAATTATTTCAGTGGATTCTGATTGGTTATATCCAGTTGAACAAGGAACTGAAATAGTAACAGCTTTAAACGCAAATGATGTTGAAGTAAGCTTTTCAGAACTTAAATCAAACTATGGACATGATGCATTTTTACTTGAAAAAGGACAACTTAATTATATTTTATCTAAATTCTTATCTGACAATATAGTTGAAGATTTAATGCTTACTAGTGTAGCTACAATTACACAACAAGCAAAAATAGAAGAAGCTGCTAAATTAATGTTTGACAGTAATGTTACGCATATACCAGTAGTTACTAATGACAAAAAATTAATTGGAATTGTAACAAGCTGGGATTTAGCTAAAGCAATAGCTACAAATTCATCTGATTTAAAAGAAATAATGACAAAAACAGTTAAATTTTGCCATGCAAATGATTCTATTGAATCAACAGCACGTAGAATGAGGAAATTAGATATTTCATCTCTTCCAGTAGTTGATGATGATTTTAAATTAAAAGGAATTATTTCCACGGATCAAATAAGTCATTTAGTATCAGAATATAGGTAG